AGGAGCAACACTCAGAATTATTATATGGTTCCTTTTTACAATAGGGGGAATAATTTTTTGTATTATTTATGGAAATAAAATTAAAAAGGATCCTTCAAAATCGCTAAGCTATGATACTGATAATGAGTATTTCAGAAAGCAATTAAATTCTAATAATATTGAAACTAAATTTACAATTGGTCATCTTTTAATTATTTTAACACTATTTATTGGTATTATTTGGATAATTTATGGTGTTGTTGTAAAAGAATATTATATAGGAGAAATAGCTGCTCAATTTTTTACAATAGGTTTAATTTCAGCAATCATAGCTTTAATATTTAAGTTAAATAATATGAATATAAATGATGTATGTGATGCTTTTATTACTGGTGCTAAAGATTTACTACCAGCCGCATTAATTGTAGGAATGGCTAAAGGTATAATTATCATTATGACATTAGGAAATCCTTCTTTAAGTGCAACTTCTCCAAATATATTAAATACAATACTTTTTTATACTGGTAATTCTTTGAAAAAGCTTCCTACTTTTATTACTATATTTTTTATGTATCTATTTCAATCAGTATTTAACTTTTTCGTACCATCTGGTTCTGGGCAAGCATCTTTAACTATGCCAATATTAGCACCTATTGCCAAAATGTCAAACATTTCAAGGCAAACTGCAATACTTGCATTTCAATTTGGAGACGGTTTTACAAATTTAATAGTCCCAACATCAGCTGCTTTAATGGGAGTTTTAGCAATAGCTAAAATAGATTGGTCAAAATGGTTTAAATTCATGTTAAAAATTCAAATTGCTATTTTCATAATCTGCTTTTTCATTCTTTGTTTTACAACTATTCCATTTTTTGCTAAAGCTTTAGGGAGTGATTGGATTGAACCAGAAATGATAATTAATCAACAATTAAAGAAAGAGGTAAAGCCTAATGTTTTATATGAATATAATTTACCCGAAAAAAATGAATTTTACATAAAAATAAATGTTAATGAAAATAAAACTTATGAAATATATTTAATAGACTCTTTTAATAACTCTTTCCATAAGACAAAATTTACATTAAAAGCAATATACTTCGAAATATATAATAAAAATAAAACTGAAATATATAAAGATATTTATACTGAACCCGCAAAATCAGGAGGTTATACTCCAGAATCTGAAAAACCAGCAGCTATAATCACTCCAAAAGAAAATGTTATTTATATTAGAGTTAAAGGTGATAAAGATATTTATAGTGGAACATTTGGTTTAATGATCAAAGAAAAAAAATAAATTTATCAATTAATTAAAATTAAAAATATACTTAAAAAATTAGGGTTGCCTTTCACAGGCAACCCCTTTTATTTTATTTTCATCAAATTAATATTTAATAATTTTTTAATTATGTATACTATAAATATAAAATAATTATTTAACTATTTTTAATTTTGTAAAATAGAATTTACTTTAATCACTTTTTTATTTTTAACAAAAAATTGATATGAATATATATTGCCAAATTCATCAATTCCATATCTACCATATAACCATATTTCAACAGTAGAATCATTTTCATCAAGAGAAATACTATCTGGATACCCAAGTTCAAATTCAAGATCTTCAGTAGATTTACCAAGTTCATCAAATTTTTCTAAATAGTAATGATCAAATGATTTATACTGGGAAGGATGCTGAAATACTTTTTCTGCATTAAACATTATATTCTTTGCTTCTTCAGTATTTTGAAAATACCATTGCTCAATCTTTTCATCATATTCCATTTCTATATAATTTCCTTTAAAATTGATTTTTACAACTCTATCAAAATCATCAGAATAACTATCAATTTGAACTATATAAAGATTTTTTTTAATTTCTAATATTTGAAAAGTACCAGCTCCATTGTATCTATAGCCTTCCTTTCTAAATTTCCCATCTTTAAAAAACTCTATTGTATAAAACAAATTTGAACCTGGTAATTTATAATACCACTTTCCTATAAGCTTATTTTCTACTTTTTTATTACAAGAATAAAAATTTGTAAATACAAACAAAATGATTAGAATTATTAGTATATTATTAACAATGTTATTTTTGAGTAATTTCATAAGTCCATCCTTTAATATATTATTATAGTTTTTTATTGTACTAAATTATAATTAATAATTATAAATAATTAAATTTATATTTTCTTAATTAAAAACAATTTTTAAAATAATTCAACAATATATTTTTAAATTATTTTATAAACAATAAAATAAATTTTGAATTTTATTAATAGGCTAAATATTTATCTATATTAAATTTTTTTATTAATTCAAATTATTTATTTTTTAATTTAATTTTTAATTTTCTATATATGTATTATTTTATTCATTTAAAAATATATTTAAATCTATTTATATGATACACCAGAAATTATATTTTTAAACCTAGCAGGAGATGCTCCATGTGTCATTCTCATAATTTGAGCTGGTTGTCCCTTACCACAATTCATTACACCCCAACCTACCCAATGATTTTCATTCGCAATCATATCACATGACTGCCAGAATTCAGGGGTTATTCCTTGATAAGTAGGATTTTTAACAACTTCTTTTATTTTACCATTTTTTATTACATATCCAATTTCACATGTGAACTGAAAATTAAGTCTCATCTGATCTATACTCCATGTTTTAACTCCATCTACATAAACACCATCATCTGTTGCTGAAATAATCTCATCAAATTCTTTATCCCCAGGAAGTAAAGAAATATTAACCATTCTTATGATAGGAATTGAAGAAAAAGAGTCAGCTCTATTACATCCAAAACTTCTTTCATATCCTGCATAATGACAAAATTCCCTATTTGTTAGATAGTTTTGATATAATCCATCCTTAACCAAAAACCATCTTTGAGCTCTAACACCATCATCATCATAACCAAAAGTTCCAAGCCCATTTGGTAAAGTTGAATCTGCAACAATATTTACAATATTTGAACCATAATGAAAATTTTTAAAAATATTAGTTTTTAAAAATGAAGATCCTGCATAGTTTTCTTCCATTCCGAGTACCCTATCAAGTTCTGAAGGGTGTCCACAAGACTCATGAATTTGTAAGGCAAGTTGAGAACCACCAATTATAAGATCTCTTCTTCCGTATGGTAAATCTTTAGCTGTTAATAATGATACTGCTTCCTCTCTTATTCTTTCAGCATTTTCTAAAAATTTTAAACCCTCTATTATTTCCCATCCACCTTGGCAGAATTGTCCTTCAAAAGATTGAGGATAAGACCTTCTTTGGACTATTCCACCTTCAATAGCTGTTGCTGAATATCCTCCCCCAGAGACAAAAAAAGTTTGTTTTATCATAGAACCTTCTGAATTAGCAAAATATTTTATCTCTTTCTCAAAACCAAGAGTTCCTTCTGCTATTTTTATTTTTTCATCTTTTCTTAATATTTTATCAACTTCGAGTAATAATCCTAATTTTTTATCGAATGAAACCTTAAATGGATCAACTTGAATTAATGTTTGCCAAACATCATTATAAGGTGGTTCATAAGCTAATTCAACATATTTATTTCTTAAATAAGATGAAGATTTAGCTATTTGACATGCATATTTAGTTATTCTATCTATTTCTTCTTCATTTAAAACAGAAGAAGCAGCAAACCCCCAACCACCATTAACAATAACTCTTACCCCAAAACCTAATTTAGTATAATATTTATAATTATCAACAAGGCCATTTTTAACTTTAATCCATTCACCAGTAGTTTCAATAATTCTAATATCAGCATAACTTGCCCCATTTAATTTAGCCAAATTCAATGCTCTATATAAATAATCTTTCATATTTATCTCCTTTATTTTTAAAATATTTTTCTCTTAAAACTCTATTTAATTAATTGATTATTGTTAAAAATTTGTTACTGAAGTAAAATTAAAATCTTTTATTTTAGCATATGGAACTTCAATAAAACTCATTTCAAAAAAAGAAACATTTTTTAGTTCTGAACTTAAAACTTCTATTCTTTTAATAGCTTCAATAATTGATTCAGTGAATCTTAGGTTGTTGGTTGCTCCAACAATTTCTCCATTTTCTATAAGGAAAACCCCATCTCTTGTCATTCCAGTAACTGAAAGTTCCATAGGATCTATAATATTCATATAATGAAAATTATTAATAAATAATCCTTTTTTTGTATTTTTAATAATTTCTTTATAAGCTGTATTACCTTTTTCTACTTTTGGGTATATAGGGAAAACTTCTTGAGATGGAATTGAAAACCCATTTCCTGTATTTGGGACATTTAACTTTTTAGATAAATATCTATTTGTTAAAATTGTGCAAGGAATTCCATTTTTAATTAAATATTTAGTTTGAACTGGTATTCCTTCGAAATCAAATGTATAAACTGGATTCCCATTATTTAATGGATCATCTATTAAATTAAAAAAATCAGGAAATATTTTTTTATTTAATTCTTTAACAAGAAAGGTTCTATTTTCAAGAAAATATTTACCAGAAAAAGAAAACCATAACATATAACTTAAAAACTCGCCAAAAGCATCAGGGGTTAATATTACATCATATCTTCCTTCTTTTATATTTATCTTGTTATTCATCCAATTTAATTTCTTTTTTATATTTTCATAAATCTCTTTTGGATTAAAATTTTTCTCATCGAAGCCTCCAATTTCTTCTCTTGTAAAATTTTCTCCCTTTTTAGAAGATATTGAAAAACTAAAAGTACCATTTATATTTTCTCCATAAAGATTTTTGGAGTTAGAAAAAATTAATTTTTGTTTATTATTTGAAATTATACCAGCTGAAACAATATTTTCTTCTTTAAGCTTATTAACTATTTCTGCTACATTATCGGCTTTCCATTGTGGAGTAATATTTGAAAGTTTTTCATCAAAACTAATTTTTGTTTCATAAACCTTATTTCCCTCAAGTGGAAATAATCTTTCATCCTCAGGCTGAAGATCTATAATTTTCTCCAATTTATTATATGCATTTTTAATAGAAACATCAGAAAAATCACTAATATAAATAGAAGCAGTTTTTTTACCTTTAATAACTCTAATTTCAGCTGTTAAATTTCTTGATGAAACATTTTGACTTATCTCATTGTTTCCAAATCTAGTTAGTTCTTTAAAATCCTCATAATATGTAACCTCAGTTTCATCAAATTTTGAAAATGAAATTATCTTATCAACTAATTTTTTTTCATTAAACATATAATTACTCCTTAAAATAAAATTAAAATTTAATTAAATAAAAATTCTTAATTTTTGTTTAAGCTTTTATTAAATTTGAAATTAAAATACAACAATTTATAAAAAAAACAATTAATTTTTTTTAACTATCTATATAAAAATAATAAGGCATTAAAATTAAAAGCTAAAATTTTATATTTTTTAATGAACAATAAAACTTTAATTTAAAAAGCTATATTATTAAAAGTAGAGCTAAATAATTTTGAAAAATTTTTCAAAATTAAATGAACAATTTATTGAAAAATTTTAAAAATATTTTTTTTAATTTAAAGATTTAAAAGTATATATCCGATATCTTGAATAGAAATTTTTAAAAGGAGGAATAAATGGCAGAATTTAAATTTCATTTACTATTGTAATATTTTTACTACATTTATTATTTCGTATATCTAAAAAATACTTTAGTTAAAAATTAAAAAAAATTTTAAAAACAAGGATGTAAAAAAATTCAAGGAGGAGGGTATGATAATAAATCATAACATATCTTCTTTATTTGCTAATAGGCAATTAAAGTTTAACACCTGGAATGTTAACAAAGAAATACAAAAACTATCTTCAGGTGAAAGAATCAATAATGCTGCTGATGATGCATCAGGTCTAGCAGTATCAGAAAAGATGAGATCTCAAATAAGAGGTCTTTTGCAAGCTGAAAAAAATGCTGAAAATGGAATTTCATTTATTCAAACAGCTGAAGGATACTTAATTGAAACAACTGAAATTCTTCAAAGAATAAGAGAACTTGCTGTTCAATCAGCAAATGGAATCTATTCTGAAGATGACAGAATGCAGATTCAAGTTGAAGTTGAGCAATTAGTTGATGAAGTTGATAGAATAGCTTCTCATGCTCAATTTAATGGAATGAATATCTTAACTGGAAGGTTTGCTGATGTATCTAAAGGTGGAACTCCTGTTGCATCTATGTGGTTCCATGTTGGAGCTAATATGGATCAAAGAATAAGAGTTACAATTGGAACAATGACTTCTAAAGGTTTAGGAATTAGAACAATCACAGGATCAGCTTTATCAATTTCAACTGTTGAAAAAGCAAACATGACTATAGGACAAATAGATAAAGCTTTACAATTAGTTTCAAAACAAAGAGCTGATCTTGGTGCTTATCAAGAAAGACTTGAATTCTTAAGTAAAGGTCTTTTAATTGGAGCTGAAAACATGCAAGCTGCTGAAAGTAGAATAAGAGATACAGATATGGCTTTAGAGATGTCTTATTTTACAAAAGATCAAATTTTAGTTCAATCTGCTACAGCAATGCTTGCACAAGCTAATGCTCAACCTCAATTAATTTTAAGACTTTTAGGATAATATTTTCTAGTCTGCCATTTATTCATTATAAAAGGTATAGGAGTTTCAAACTCCTATACCCTTTTATACTTTTAAAAGCTCTTTAAAATTTTTATATTTTCAACCAGGATTGGAGGATAAATTTTAATTTAATTTTTTCTTTTTTATTCTCTTTTCCTGGTTGTTAAACTGCTTTGCACGTGGGCAGTTTGCAGCCTTATAAGAGGAGATTTTACAAGGAGGGTGGTATGATAATTAATCATAATCTTTCCAGCTTGTTTGCTAATAGACAGGTTAAATTCAGAAACTGGGAGATTCAGAAGAACATTGAAAAACTTTCATCCGGAGAGAGAATCAATAAAGCTGGTGATGATGCTTCAGGATTAGCTGTTTCTGAAAAAATGAGATCTCAAATTAGAGGATTAAGACAAGCTGAAAGAAATATTCAATCAGCTGTATCATTTATGCAAACTGCTGAAGGATACTTAGCTGAAACAACAGAGATCTTACAAAGAGCAAGAGAACTTGCAATTCAAGCTTCAAATGGAATTTACACAGAAGATGATAGAGCTCAAATTCAACTTGAAATAGCTCAACTTGTAGATGAAATTGATAGAATTGCATCTCATGCTCAGTTCAATGGTTATAATATTCTTACTGGAAGATTTGCTGCTGAACCTACAACAAGCCAAACAAATTCTATTCAGCAACCTGTCTTCTTTCATGTAGGCCCAAATATGGATCAAAGAGAATATGTAACCATTGGTACTATGACTGCAGCTGGGCTAGGTATCATAAGTAGTACTGGAGAAACAATATCAGTTTCAACAGCTGATAAAGCAAATCTTTCTATTGGAGTTATTGATAATGCCTTAAGAAAAGTAACAACACAGAGAGCTAAGCTTGGAGCATATCAAAACAGATTTGAACAAGCTCTATCCGGGGT
The window above is part of the Spirochaetota bacterium genome. Proteins encoded here:
- the yfcC gene encoding putative basic amino acid antiporter YfcC gives rise to the protein MVANNKKYNTINSYAIIFFIVIFIWLLTYIIPVGKFENRAQYYFDKKHQELNIINVIDPDSYEMLIDANGKPQKLEVPIFGEFTGIGLLNYIFEGGKSAVSIILFILIVGGSFGIIMKTKSIDEGILSIINKFKSFDIILIPILFFLFSLGGAVFGMGEEAIAFAIIVIPILVSLGYDAVLGVLITYGATQIGFATSWMNPFSLVIAQGIANVPILSGATLRIIIWFLFTIGGIIFCIIYGNKIKKDPSKSLSYDTDNEYFRKQLNSNNIETKFTIGHLLIILTLFIGIIWIIYGVVVKEYYIGEIAAQFFTIGLISAIIALIFKLNNMNINDVCDAFITGAKDLLPAALIVGMAKGIIIIMTLGNPSLSATSPNILNTILFYTGNSLKKLPTFITIFFMYLFQSVFNFFVPSGSGQASLTMPILAPIAKMSNISRQTAILAFQFGDGFTNLIVPTSAALMGVLAIAKIDWSKWFKFMLKIQIAIFIICFFILCFTTIPFFAKALGSDWIEPEMIINQQLKKEVKPNVLYEYNLPEKNEFYIKINVNENKTYEIYLIDSFNNSFHKTKFTLKAIYFEIYNKNKTEIYKDIYTEPAKSGGYTPESEKPAAIITPKENVIYIRVKGDKDIYSGTFGLMIKEKK
- a CDS encoding TldD/PmbA family protein, whose protein sequence is MKDYLYRALNLAKLNGASYADIRIIETTGEWIKVKNGLVDNYKYYTKLGFGVRVIVNGGWGFAASSVLNEEEIDRITKYACQIAKSSSYLRNKYVELAYEPPYNDVWQTLIQVDPFKVSFDKKLGLLLEVDKILRKDEKIKIAEGTLGFEKEIKYFANSEGSMIKQTFFVSGGGYSATAIEGGIVQRRSYPQSFEGQFCQGGWEIIEGLKFLENAERIREEAVSLLTAKDLPYGRRDLIIGGSQLALQIHESCGHPSELDRVLGMEENYAGSSFLKTNIFKNFHYGSNIVNIVADSTLPNGLGTFGYDDDGVRAQRWFLVKDGLYQNYLTNREFCHYAGYERSFGCNRADSFSSIPIIRMVNISLLPGDKEFDEIISATDDGVYVDGVKTWSIDQMRLNFQFTCEIGYVIKNGKIKEVVKNPTYQGITPEFWQSCDMIANENHWVGWGVMNCGKGQPAQIMRMTHGASPARFKNIISGVSYK
- a CDS encoding TldD/PmbA family protein, producing MFNEKKLVDKIISFSKFDETEVTYYEDFKELTRFGNNEISQNVSSRNLTAEIRVIKGKKTASIYISDFSDVSIKNAYNKLEKIIDLQPEDERLFPLEGNKVYETKISFDEKLSNITPQWKADNVAEIVNKLKEENIVSAGIISNNKQKLIFSNSKNLYGENINGTFSFSISSKKGENFTREEIGGFDEKNFNPKEIYENIKKKLNWMNNKINIKEGRYDVILTPDAFGEFLSYMLWFSFSGKYFLENRTFLVKELNKKIFPDFFNLIDDPLNNGNPVYTFDFEGIPVQTKYLIKNGIPCTILTNRYLSKKLNVPNTGNGFSIPSQEVFPIYPKVEKGNTAYKEIIKNTKKGLFINNFHYMNIIDPMELSVTGMTRDGVFLIENGEIVGATNNLRFTESIIEAIKRIEVLSSELKNVSFFEMSFIEVPYAKIKDFNFTSVTNF
- a CDS encoding flagellin is translated as MIINHNISSLFANRQLKFNTWNVNKEIQKLSSGERINNAADDASGLAVSEKMRSQIRGLLQAEKNAENGISFIQTAEGYLIETTEILQRIRELAVQSANGIYSEDDRMQIQVEVEQLVDEVDRIASHAQFNGMNILTGRFADVSKGGTPVASMWFHVGANMDQRIRVTIGTMTSKGLGIRTITGSALSISTVEKANMTIGQIDKALQLVSKQRADLGAYQERLEFLSKGLLIGAENMQAAESRIRDTDMALEMSYFTKDQILVQSATAMLAQANAQPQLILRLLG
- a CDS encoding flagellin, which gives rise to MIINHNLSSLFANRQVKFRNWEIQKNIEKLSSGERINKAGDDASGLAVSEKMRSQIRGLRQAERNIQSAVSFMQTAEGYLAETTEILQRARELAIQASNGIYTEDDRAQIQLEIAQLVDEIDRIASHAQFNGYNILTGRFAAEPTTSQTNSIQQPVFFHVGPNMDQREYVTIGTMTAAGLGIISSTGETISVSTADKANLSIGVIDNALRKVTTQRAKLGAYQNRFEQALSGVSIAAENLTAAESQIRDTNMAEIISEFTKNQIIIQAGTSMLAQANNIPALVLRLLG